Proteins encoded within one genomic window of Streptomyces sp. NBC_01237:
- a CDS encoding NUDIX domain-containing protein, translating to MSGQRHTEPVDVHLILRRETADGPQVLLSRRAGQVYAAGLWHLPSGHLNGPHEDVVTALIREAREETGVVIDPADVRSAVTVHHRSPGGASRTGHFFEVRRWKGEPEIAEPDVCDAMDWAPLHALPAQMVAYCRAGLDAYTAGARLAVHFQLPGDSIAFDPGADRLRLVPDVTGQASTARPDAAVVEFAEQAVGRITQWTDTSWAREESRVWRVHGVQGGTWYVKVHQNERFHGREVRGLRTWARELGASAPRLVVADETLRAVVLTAVPGRPLHGTVLAPEREREVFQRIGALAHRIHQASPPRPAPADSGPAAAEADRHLAGARSHLLPGDEEFVRELVRQAEALPPLERVETHGDFQLIH from the coding sequence ATGAGCGGCCAGCGGCACACCGAGCCGGTGGACGTCCACCTGATCCTGCGTCGGGAGACCGCCGACGGGCCGCAGGTTCTGCTGTCCCGGCGGGCTGGTCAGGTGTACGCCGCCGGCCTGTGGCACCTACCGTCGGGGCATCTGAACGGTCCGCATGAGGACGTGGTCACCGCCCTGATCCGCGAGGCGCGGGAGGAGACCGGGGTCGTCATCGACCCGGCCGACGTGCGGTCCGCCGTGACCGTGCACCACCGAAGCCCCGGAGGCGCCTCCCGTACCGGGCACTTCTTCGAGGTCCGGCGGTGGAAGGGCGAGCCCGAGATCGCGGAGCCGGACGTCTGTGACGCGATGGACTGGGCACCCCTTCACGCCCTGCCCGCCCAGATGGTGGCGTACTGCCGTGCGGGCCTGGACGCCTACACCGCCGGCGCGCGCCTGGCCGTGCACTTCCAACTGCCCGGCGACAGCATCGCCTTCGACCCCGGCGCCGACCGACTGCGCCTCGTGCCGGACGTGACCGGCCAGGCGTCTACCGCCCGTCCCGACGCCGCGGTCGTGGAGTTCGCGGAGCAGGCGGTCGGCCGGATCACGCAGTGGACGGATACGTCATGGGCGCGCGAGGAGAGCCGCGTATGGCGGGTCCACGGCGTCCAGGGCGGCACCTGGTACGTGAAGGTGCACCAGAACGAGCGGTTCCACGGCCGGGAAGTGCGGGGGCTACGGACGTGGGCGCGGGAGCTGGGGGCGTCCGCGCCCCGGCTGGTCGTCGCCGACGAGACCCTGCGGGCGGTGGTCCTCACCGCGGTGCCGGGCCGCCCGCTGCACGGCACCGTCCTTGCCCCGGAGCGGGAGAGGGAGGTCTTCCAACGGATCGGCGCGCTGGCCCACCGCATCCACCAGGCATCTCCCCCACGGCCCGCTCCTGCCGACAGCGGCCCAGCCGCGGCCGAGGCCGACCGGCACCTGGCCGGGGCGCGGTCTCATCTGCTCCCAGGGGATGAGGAGTTCGTCCGCGAGCTCGTTCGGCAGGCCGAGGCCCTGCCACCGCTGGAGCGGGTGGAGACCCATGGAGATTTCCAGCTCATTCATTAG
- a CDS encoding SDR family NAD(P)-dependent oxidoreductase, whose translation MNPTYDFTGQVAFVTGASSGMGLATARAFAASGAAVALADINEKAVNAAAQELSDDGRRVLALVCDVTDEDQVAAAVDRTVEAFGRLDMAYNNAGIMPPPTDAADESAEQFDRVQGINLRGMWASVKHELRHMREQGSGAIVNCSSLGGLVGNPGRAAYHASKHGVIGLTKSVALEYGSRGVRINAVCPGTISTPMVDAMVEGGELDRHQAEAGQAIDRLGTADEIAQAVLWLCSDGASYVTGIALPVDGGYVAQ comes from the coding sequence ATGAACCCCACCTACGACTTCACCGGCCAGGTCGCCTTCGTCACCGGTGCCTCCTCGGGCATGGGCCTGGCCACCGCCCGCGCCTTCGCCGCCTCGGGCGCCGCCGTCGCCCTCGCCGACATCAATGAGAAGGCCGTCAACGCCGCTGCCCAGGAACTCTCCGACGACGGTCGCCGCGTCCTCGCGCTGGTCTGCGACGTCACCGACGAGGACCAGGTCGCCGCCGCCGTCGACCGCACCGTCGAAGCCTTCGGTCGCCTGGACATGGCCTACAACAACGCCGGGATCATGCCCCCGCCCACCGACGCCGCCGACGAGAGCGCGGAGCAGTTCGACCGCGTCCAGGGCATCAATTTGCGTGGTATGTGGGCGAGCGTGAAGCACGAACTGCGCCACATGCGGGAGCAGGGCAGCGGTGCGATCGTCAACTGCTCCTCCCTCGGCGGCCTCGTCGGCAACCCCGGCCGCGCCGCTTACCACGCCTCCAAGCACGGCGTCATCGGCCTCACCAAGAGCGTCGCCCTCGAATACGGCTCCCGCGGTGTCCGAATCAACGCCGTCTGCCCCGGCACCATCAGCACCCCCATGGTCGACGCCATGGTCGAAGGCGGAGAACTCGATCGCCACCAGGCCGAAGCAGGCCAGGCCATCGACCGGCTCGGCACAGCCGACGAGATCGCCCAGGCCGTCCTCTGGCTCTGCAGCGACGGCGCCAGCTACGTCACTGGCATCGCACTGCCCGTCGACGGCGGCTACGTCGCCCAATAG